TTGAACCTTACTTTGATGTGGATTCTCGTTTCAGTTTCAATATGGTCTAGAAAAAGAAAAGTGATTATTCCTGCGTTTAGCCCTAAAATACTCAATAGttttatggatatattttcgcGAAGAAGTGCGGATCTAGTTGATAAACTTAAGGAATTGAGTGGCACCGGTACATTCGATATTTGGCCTGTAATCAACAATTTCACATTAGCATCAATAGCTGGTAAGACTAAtgccattattttcatattcaatCCATTTCAAAAAGACCGCTGAgacaaaaatgatattattagtAAGGTAGACCAAGAGcgaagtaatttcactatttaaGGTGTTCATCAAAATGTAAAACCAAAATATTTGCCActatctataatatttatttgctaGCGTGCTATGACACATTTTAACGTGCATTATTTTAAACTAACTTTTGCCCTTGAATTTGTACCGCACTCCCCGGGCACTCTGAAAATATGTTTGATGTTCTGGGATCGCATGGCAGATGTGAAAACttgaattattgaaaataagatataatcaacataaattaaaaaccaGTTAGCGTTTGAAACAAAATCTTTAACTGAAATTTCAATAGTAGTTTTGATTGGCCTTGAATTAGACACACTTAGACAtattatgtagatgaacattatcttttgtttttggtagagttctcgtgacaggcatcgtcatgcccGCATAATGCCGGGTCGTTCCCTTTCTTataatatggtcgagggaggcgatggctggtccatacgccatgctcgtgaacgggtgctgcttgtgtgGCTGTATGATCCTCTCACCAGGAAATctgatttatgttttttatttcttttattttttctatattttttttttaatttaagttattatattttttactatataatagctaataaaatgcttgtATAATgccgttattttatttattgatgcatctactgtattgtactttaagtataTAGTCAATAagtataactatgtttttacttattaattaacattttttgacttactcttgaaggcatttagtaattgacgtttgtgtattttgtcgCATCacttttatatattgtaattgaaataatttgtaaaattaatttgaaaataagaatcttGATGATATTAATCATTCAGTTTTGAATGGAAcaacaaccttagagtttcttgctcgttcttctctaaggaaatctgccttccgaacgagctataagaaaaaaattacatattacatttacatacgaaataaaaatatttttgtttgcttGTTTGTGTGTACCGAATACACACGAATGAGTCAAGTAAAGTCCCTCCTCCCAAAGAAGTATCCTTTCATTGGTAATATTATAGGTAGCAATTGGAAATTCTATTGTCATTATaatcattttgattttgataaatttacgCGATAGCCATTTAGGATTTTAAGAAtctttatttaaacataaatgtATACATTGGGTGATTCATTCAATTTCTCCAGTAGTTTTAGTGTATAGTTGGATATGCATACATTTGTAATTGCATAAACATCTTTAAAAACGTGATAATTATTCTATTTCAGAAACATCATTGGGTATAAAAAATCTAGATGCAATGAATGATGTAGTTGTATCAGACTTTCTGAAATCCGTAGAAGAGATTTTTAAAGTGGGCTCAACCAGAACATTATCCATATGGCTGTGGCCAGATTGGATCTTCAAATTATCCTGGCAATATAGACATTTCACAAAACAtagtaacaaaattattaacattacaaACAACGTTAGCattacaacgatatattttattatttgctttTAGCTGAGTTGCTTTTATTCAATACAGATGCTTTTTCGCTGAATTTACAACGCAAAAATTTCAACGCATATGAAAACCTTGACCACAAGGCCGGAAGAAAAAAGCTTCTTTCGTCCGGTCTTATTCGTATGCATTCAGAACCTGATCTTAGATGTAAGCGTATAGTtacgttaatttttttaattatatataatataaagagtCATAAATCTATCCCTAATGGTCGTTTTTTAAGAGTTATTCACACGCCTTGTATTCGCCCACAATTATTTTCCAATTCTTTTTTACAAATACGATTTTATGAGTTGAATAAAAAACATTGAGATCAGGACTCTGAATAAAACTTAACTTTATTCATACGTTATTAAAAGCCGTTTCTTTATGTGCAGTCATTTTTGAACACACTCTCTCTCTTTCTCTACTGTTAAAAAGATAAACAATTCtgccataataattattgtcaaaataaaattaatttagtttttaagcaACTGAAACGTAAAACTGAAAAAAACACGAATGCTTTGaaccattattatttaacagttaCATAAATATCTGCTAACTATATTGATTGTTTACTAAAtccttaatttaaaatacatttaaagtttagtaattaattattcttaatgATGTTATTTCAGATTATCCAAAAAAAACGCAATGATTTAAAACATGTTGATTTAAATGCCTACGAAAATCAAACAATTTTTGGTAAGAATCATGCTTTTTAAAGTCTTTGTGAATTAGCAAATCCTTCACAGTtgtgattatataaaatatgcgGTGTACAATTTTCGAATTTGCCAGTTTCATGTCATTTTGAACATGTATTTCATAAGAACTCAATATTACTCACAAATGCTATCAATGCAACAATACAACAAGTACTACCACGCTTATATTGTATATTGAAGCGTTCTGGTTTTAGAGTATTGTGTGATCTTTTAGTGTTTACCTCTCCTAGCCAGGTTGATTGTTAATCCAACTGCATGTAGTTTGAGTTCCTTTCAAAATTGCGTAGTTCGGAAGCAAACCGAAACCCTGAAAAATAATAGTCCATTGAAAAGATACATTTGGGGTTTAGTTCTTTAGAGGAATTTCATTTTTTTGATGTGTAAAGGGGTTTAGTGTAAAGCTAAAACCAAGTTTGTGGGGTCCcacggccgccatcttgaaaaTAGGGGTTGAAATGGTTTTTACGATATATCTATTAAACTATTTAtctgataaaaaaattgtgagcaTTTTTTGTTGCAAATTAAATTATCTACAACTTTGGTTTATTTAACTATTGTTcgaaataacttttttttatcattttactaATAACAATCAATAACTGATGGCACATTATTAGTACACAcctataatatatgtatagttaAGAGTACTGAAAAATAGTACTCACTTCGGAGCGCCGTAAAACCTTAGTTATTGACTTAATGAAAAAATGTTGCATTTAAAAGTTGTACCTCAAAAAACGATCTACAAAAATggtcttatataattttttcgtaaaatgacaaaagaaaattatatcgaaaaatataattattattctcaattttctaaacattttcgcttataacttttttatttacagttCTACCACAAAATGTTACTGAACCAAAGTTGTAGAAAATTCAATTtgcaacaaaaaatacaattttttgtaTCCAATACATAGTTTAATAGATATATTGTTAAAACCATTTCAACCCCTAttttcaagatggcggccgtaGGACAAGGGTGGCGACCCCACAAACTTGGTTTTAGCTTTACACTGAACCCCTTTCTTtaaacatcaaaaaaataaaattgcgtcctcTAAAAAACGCAAGGTAAGGCCTAAAAAATGTAACATATCAATGGAGTAAAAGCAAAAACTTGGGTCTTATAAAATTTCAGGGCAAGACGAAAAAGTGGATTCGTTTCTAGATCATCTGATATTATTATCTCAGCGACAGAATGGTTTCACAGACAAAGAACTGCGTGAAGAAATAACTACGTTTCTACTAGCTGCTACAGATACATCCGCGGTTGCAATTTGTAACACGCTTTTATTGTTAGgaaaatatccaaaaattcaGGAAAAAGTTCATGAAGAGTAAGTACTAacatttagttatttaattgcattttttttagttgaaaGCAGATTTTTAAGCCTCTagaattaatttaactaaaaatagatACATTGTCataagtacaaaattttgttgATTCATATTTAAAGCCTAATAGTAATAAACTGAATTctcaataatatgtatttattcttTAGATTAGTACGTGTGTTTGAGAACgataaagaaaaatcatttaaagatgttttaaatgatttgaaatatttggATATGGTCTTGAAAGAGTCTCTTCGTCTATATCCACCTGTACCCATAATTATTCGGAAACCAACTGAAGAAATTAAACTACGTGAGTATAACAATTGGTATGATGGTTATTTTCAACtcatatctttaaacgagcaattcttgtatatataatctgaatctcggaaatgactccaacgattttcataaaattttgtacacaGGGGATTTCAGGGGCGATAAATCAATcgagctaggtttcaattttcaaaaatatagttttatccgtatgttttaatgagaaacagctacaataacattaaaatacaaaggtaaatttcgccactatatacaagagtATAATAGCTCAGACCCCGTTTCGAatacagatgtcctattagtttctttttttttgttcaagtttttgaaattcttaaaatccgagcaaggctcggtcgtccagatattgataatatatacgaAGAACGTTCAATAAATAGAGAGAATGAGGTGCAAACTCCTTGcaaacaaaaatagtaaataccGATGTAGAgttgaaatattgtttaaaaaaataagtagtgagaatatctttttttagtagctattattaaaaatcagcACGCGTCTCtggcccgtttgcccccttttataagttcaaattcaattatttttattcaaaataggatgtgacataagTGAtgattgaaagtaaaaaaaaactaccacccattccaaaatgaatgcaaaATATACTCCAACATAAGATAACATAAATTGATAGGACAAAGgcactaaataaataacaatacagTTAATATATCGGATTTTTTTTCGGAAACTATTAATGTTGCCagcaaatatttgaatattttctgtatATCTTTGAGAATCAATATTATAGGATTAGTCATTAAATTGTAACAAGCAAATAATATTTTCGACAGCATCATCTGGCTACACTATTCCTGTTCAAActggtataattatttttatttggggGGCTCATCGTGATCCCAATTACTGGGGGCCTGACGCTGACTGCTTCAAACCGGAGAGATTTGAAGCTGGAAGTAAAACTGGGCTCTTCATTCCATT
This is a stretch of genomic DNA from Leptidea sinapis chromosome 15, ilLepSina1.1, whole genome shotgun sequence. It encodes these proteins:
- the LOC126968392 gene encoding cytochrome P450 4C1-like; this translates as MYLLLVSVVLLLWYLLFRYKRRRLYQLAELIPGIKDTFPFLGLLKNSYNAVDNAVSDIENISRETFKTGGIQKMWGGPLFFIALTNPADIEYVSKTCLEKDLLIMKSVRAFTGDGGIFAPVSIWSRKRKVIIPAFSPKILNSFMDIFSRRSADLVDKLKELSGTGTFDIWPVINNFTLASIAETSLGIKNLDAMNDVVVSDFLKSVEEIFKVGSTRTLSIWLWPDWIFKLSWQYRHFTKHSNKIINITNNIIQKKRNDLKHVDLNAYENQTIFGQDEKVDSFLDHLILLSQRQNGFTDKELREEITTFLLAATDTSAVAICNTLLLLGKYPKIQEKVHEELVRVFENDKEKSFKDVLNDLKYLDMVLKESLRLYPPVPIIIRKPTEEIKLPSSGYTIPVQTGIIIFIWGAHRDPNYWGPDADCFKPERFEAGSKTGLFIPFSTGPRNCIGYQYAMLTAKSAIASILRQFKVVTEEEDGPIPKIECKFTLMLKSKHGYPIRLERR